ACCCAGTTCTTTTAGATGATCGGTCTAGCCCGCAAATGAAGTTTATCATGTCTTTTGGCATGACTTTAAGGATCCAAGACCTTGAAATAGGAGCAAGTATACCCAATATAGCGTTTGTAGATAAAAGTATTCTCCATTTGGCCCGTGGTTATATTGATTATAAAGTAAAGGTATCAGAATCCGTTGACCTTTCTCCTGCCGTAATACTCGAATACGACCGTATATCCGATTTAAAATATGCTGGTGTTGCCAAATTCAATTGGAAAAATACACTACAGTTAACAACAGCCTATCAAAGTAATAAAAAAGTGCTTCTGACAACTGGTGTAGGATTGAATGGGTTCACACTAATGTATACATATATCCACCATTTGGAGGACTTCAGCACTATTATTGAAAATGCTCATGAAGTGGCACTTCGTTTTTCAAAAAAGAGTGACAAGAAGCCTTATACCAAATACAGACAAAAAGTAAAACGGAGACATAATAGGTTTAGAAGAAGATATAAACGATAAAAACTGATGAAGAAACTTTATATCCCCTCCTTTATAGTATTGGTAGCTGTATCAATTAGTGTACTTACTTCATTCTTGACTCCGTTAGCAGGTGAAGTGACTATTTATGCAGGAGCTAAATCAGTAAGATTTCTCGGAGATAATGATGTGACATGGAAAGTGTTGGTCTCAGAGTCAGCCCTTTCAATAGATGATATTGTCAGTTTTGATGCAGTGTATGAGTCCACAACAGCTATAAAGGCAGAAGGATATGGCAAGGAAATCACAGTTGAAGGATTGAATGAAAAAACAAGCTATTTTGTGTATATGACTCAGCTGGATGAGTTGTCAAATAGAATATTGATTACTGATGAGTTTGAGACACAAGAAAGGCAATATCGCCTTTCTTATACCAGTAACCCTGATATAGGAGATGGATATATTCATGCTTACACATTGTACTTGCCTGAGGAGTATTACTTAAACCCTAACTCTGAATGGCCATTGCTTATATGCTTACACGGTCAAGGGGAAAAAGGTGAATTGGAGTATGATAAATTGCTAAGGCATGGTCCTTCGAAGTTAGTAGAGCAAGGACGGGATTTTCCCATGATTATAGCTTCACCTCAGACTTACAAATGGGCAGGAGGTTGGGAAGCAAATGTAATAAATGAATTTGTTGACTTGTTGTTTGATAATTATCGGGTAAACCAAAATAGGCTTTATGTGACAGGGTTAAGTATGGGAGGTGCAGGGACATATATATATGCTGCTGCTTACCCAGAAAGGATCGCAGCGATGGTGCCAATTTCTGGTTGGGGTAGTGGAGGATTGTGTAATATCAATATGGGAGTATGGGGGTTCCATAACGAAGGGGATGGTACTGTAGTCGTTAATGGAACAATCAATGCAATTAATCAAATCAATGGCTGTCGAACCGAAGATGAACCTGAAGCGATCATGACCATCTATCCGACAGGAGGGCATGATGCATGGACAAAGACCTATGATGGGAGTGCTGGACATGATATATATACTTGGATGTTGGGTTTTACCAAAGAGGTACAACCTAATACTTCTCCAACTTCAATAACGCTTTCTCCAAATACAGTTTTAGAAAACCTACCTATAGGTACCACGATAGGTGAATTAATAGCAGAAGATGACCAGTCTCAGGGACATATTTTTGCCCTTGAAGGGACTGAGTTAGATAATGAAGTGTTTTCTATTGATCAGAATTACTTGAAGTCTGCTATAAGTTTCAACTTTAGTGAAAAAAGTACCTACCAAGTTTCAATCTCGGTGAATGATCAGCGAGGTGGAGTATTCAAGGATACATTGGAGATTGTAGTATTGGATGATCCTGATTGGCCTATGGAT
This portion of the Limibacter armeniacum genome encodes:
- a CDS encoding type IX secretion system membrane protein PorP/SprF → MKRSFLQGVLVCAFLALALGDVKSQQLSDTDNYLYSYYLVNPASYQENHSFTGVLYGNLQSLYNNSSLFKMGGGGVCYFNNFGVGLQYYHEKISQVSQTYLKATYAYRVNFRQNSGLTLGVAAGLYDQNVGLQNGDYDQIVDLSDPVLLDDRSSPQMKFIMSFGMTLRIQDLEIGASIPNIAFVDKSILHLARGYIDYKVKVSESVDLSPAVILEYDRISDLKYAGVAKFNWKNTLQLTTAYQSNKKVLLTTGVGLNGFTLMYTYIHHLEDFSTIIENAHEVALRFSKKSDKKPYTKYRQKVKRRHNRFRRRYKR